In the genome of Streptomyces lydicus, the window ATGGGACCAGTACCTCCTGCATACCTCTTTGTTCATGATCTCCGAGGCGTAGAAGGGCATTTGCCCATCGCGGATGAAGCCCAGACGGTCACGCAGGCCGACAATGCAGATGACCTGGTTGGCCTTCATCAGCCGCATGTATTCCCCGACGCTCATGTCGTCGGGCGCCCAGTCCTTCGCGAGGTCGGCATTCGTGGAGATCTGGGTCAGCCAGTCGAGCTGATTCCGTGTAAGGGCGATCTCGTTCCTCTCGACCTGGTGTCGCGCGGCCTGGCGGAGTCGGGAGACCCCGACCGCGGCGGTGGCGAAGGAGACGGCAGCGCCGGCTGTCAGCACGGCGGTGGTGAGCTTCATGGGTCAACGGTCCTTTCGCGGAGTTTGGTCACGAGGTGCATGGGGGTGGGTCGCCGACTCGCCAGGGCGGGCAGGCCCGCGTCTGCAGGGATGCGCCCTGCAGACGCGACTTCCCCTGCACGCCTCGGCGGTCACGAGCGGCGCTTCGTCGTCCGTCATGCGGCCCCCGCGAGCACGACGGTCGGATACATGGAGGCGAATCGGTGGCGTACCTTCTCCAAAGCGACGGCGGCTGGCGGAAGCCCCACGTCAACCCGGCGCTGGTCCAGAGCGGTCGGCGCGCGCACAGGGCACCGGTCAATCCCATTCGCGCCGAGGAGAAAC includes:
- a CDS encoding DUF6082 family protein, with product MKLTTAVLTAGAAVSFATAAVGVSRLRQAARHQVERNEIALTRNQLDWLTQISTNADLAKDWAPDDMSVGEYMRLMKANQVICIVGLRDRLGFIRDGQMPFYASEIMNKEVCRRYWSHFGDLRVREAEGDGCAEEFTEALRQAARAYPQVKPAA